A genomic window from Ignavibacteria bacterium includes:
- the mnmE gene encoding tRNA uridine-5-carboxymethylaminomethyl(34) synthesis GTPase MnmE translates to MSFDNRIIFAPATMVGESGITVIRLSGKDTFSLVSNCLSKSYLNFIAAPIDHYISHTTHHGYLFNGAEFIDEVVVTFYKAPNSYTGEDVAEISTHGGSFIYRKVSELLNRLGAFHAEPGEFSKRAYLNGKMDLAQAEAVADLIKAKTDGANKLALAQLTGKFSEKIKKLREDLINYCSLLELELDFSEEGIDLVEKNVLLEKVNKLIDKFKSLTQSYESGKIIKNGVNLAIIGRPNVGKSSIFNYFLNENRAIVSDIPGTTRDFLEEPLIMGGIRFNLVDTAGIRETIDIIEKEGVRRSKVKIEEADIVLEIDEVTNSDIKVDALSETDFSSKTIKVINKIDLMPGVSKHGLAVSAKSGENMDELESAIISRAKELINKNSHSEVIITNERHRDCLLKSCEYLVNAKEQIQQGGGNELISFEIRAAMDSISEIIGKTANVDILNNIFSKFCIGK, encoded by the coding sequence ATGAGCTTTGATAACAGAATAATATTTGCGCCGGCTACCATGGTGGGGGAGTCTGGCATAACAGTGATCAGACTGAGCGGAAAAGACACATTTTCGCTCGTATCTAACTGTTTATCAAAGAGTTATCTGAATTTTATCGCTGCGCCGATTGACCACTACATCTCACATACTACACATCATGGCTATTTGTTTAACGGTGCGGAATTTATCGATGAAGTTGTTGTTACATTCTACAAAGCTCCTAATTCATACACAGGCGAAGATGTAGCTGAAATTTCCACACACGGAGGAAGCTTCATTTACCGAAAAGTAAGCGAGCTGCTCAACCGGCTAGGAGCGTTTCACGCAGAGCCGGGGGAATTTTCAAAGCGAGCGTATCTGAACGGTAAGATGGATCTTGCACAGGCCGAAGCGGTTGCTGATCTTATTAAAGCTAAAACCGATGGAGCAAACAAGCTTGCTCTTGCCCAGCTCACCGGTAAATTTTCCGAAAAGATAAAAAAGCTGCGCGAAGACCTGATCAATTATTGTTCACTGCTTGAGCTTGAACTCGATTTCTCTGAAGAGGGAATTGACCTGGTTGAAAAAAACGTACTGCTTGAAAAGGTCAATAAGTTGATTGATAAATTCAAATCATTAACGCAAAGTTATGAAAGCGGCAAAATAATCAAAAACGGCGTCAATTTGGCAATAATAGGCCGACCCAATGTCGGTAAATCAAGTATTTTTAATTATTTCCTAAATGAAAATCGCGCAATTGTAAGCGATATCCCGGGTACAACCCGTGATTTTCTTGAGGAACCACTGATCATGGGCGGTATACGGTTCAATCTGGTTGATACTGCAGGTATCCGAGAAACCATAGATATCATAGAAAAAGAGGGCGTAAGGCGCTCAAAAGTTAAGATAGAAGAAGCTGATATTGTGCTTGAGATTGATGAAGTAACAAATTCAGATATTAAGGTTGACGCTCTTTCTGAAACAGACTTCAGCAGCAAGACCATTAAGGTGATTAATAAAATTGACTTAATGCCGGGGGTATCAAAACATGGATTAGCTGTTTCTGCAAAATCAGGTGAAAATATGGACGAACTTGAAAGCGCCATTATTTCCAGGGCTAAGGAGCTGATTAATAAAAATAGCCATAGTGAAGTGATAATTACCAATGAAAGACACAGAGATTGTTTGTTGAAATCTTGTGAATATCTTGTGAATGCAAAAGAACAAATTCAGCAGGGTGGCGGTAACGAGTTGATTTCATTTGAAATTAGGGCAGCTATGGATTCCATTTCTGAGATCATCGGGAAAACCGCAAATGTTGATATCTTAAACAACATATTTTCAAAATTTTGCATTGGTAAGTGA
- the rsmG gene encoding 16S rRNA (guanine(527)-N(7))-methyltransferase RsmG, which translates to METENWQTLVKEKQYNDLLIEWNSKINLVSRKKPNVLDLIEDSRLFFNGIDFKPGLNILDLGTGGGFPGIVIAIHHPEVNLVLVDSIQKKINVVSDIIKRMELTNAAAICGRAEALVTGGFMNGKMKNHYDYVVSRSVAVLQDLCAWSKSLVKPGGKLVTLKGGDIRGEIDKTRRLPYVKNIHRKEFGERILVTVDFV; encoded by the coding sequence ATGGAAACAGAAAACTGGCAAACACTCGTAAAAGAAAAGCAATACAACGACCTGCTTATTGAATGGAATTCCAAAATTAACCTGGTATCCCGCAAAAAACCAAATGTTCTTGATCTCATTGAAGATTCCAGATTATTCTTCAACGGCATCGATTTTAAACCCGGGCTCAATATTCTTGATCTCGGAACCGGCGGGGGATTCCCCGGTATTGTGATCGCTATTCATCACCCGGAAGTTAACCTGGTGCTTGTTGATTCCATACAAAAAAAGATAAACGTAGTTTCTGATATCATAAAACGGATGGAGCTTACCAACGCCGCCGCAATATGCGGCAGGGCTGAAGCCCTGGTAACGGGCGGTTTCATGAACGGGAAAATGAAGAATCATTACGATTACGTTGTTTCTCGTTCCGTTGCAGTGCTTCAGGATCTTTGTGCATGGTCAAAAAGCCTGGTTAAACCCGGCGGTAAGCTTGTTACGCTGAAAGGCGGCGATATACGCGGCGAAATTGATAAAACACGCAGGCTGCCGTATGTTAAAAATATTCACAGGAAAGAATTCGGCGAAAGGATATTAGTTACTGTAGATTTTGTATAA
- the mnmG gene encoding tRNA uridine-5-carboxymethylaminomethyl(34) synthesis enzyme MnmG, whose product MSQHNKHFDIIVIGAGHAGIEAAWTSSRMGCTVGMVTMDLDAIGRMSCNPAIGGTAKGHLVKEIDALGGVMGRIADDSGIQFRLLNKSKGPAIWSPRCQSDRDLYSVTAAKYIRSCPNISLIQDTVDELVRDSNGNISGIKTSLGYDISCKAVIITSGTFLNAVMHMGHSQNEGGRFGEQSAKGLSKYLINQGFKTTRLKTGTPPRLQLDTINFSVCQEQPGDENPTPFSVFSNGNFPLLPQISCYLTYTNEDTHNILRTGFDDSPMFTGRITGAGPRYCPSIEDKIFRFADKSRHQIFLEPEGINSNVVYMNGFSSSLPEEIQYAALKTIPGLENVKMMRAGYAVEYDFLPTYQTGLTLETKLIPGLYVAGQINGTSGYEEAAAQGLIAGINAALKIKGEEPFILKRSEAYIGVLIDDLINKIPEEPYRIFTSCAEYRLILRQDNADRRLMKYGNKFGLIPDDIYQRTREKEELISDGVNYFKSNFASPRDVNEYLASKGSPELKQSDRLSQIIKRNETSLSDFINIPAFEGNPLLEIIKQRPEIIEQVEIELRYEGYITRQAEQVEAFNKMESVEIPEKFDFNKIKSLSTEGREKLNKIRPRSIGQASRIAGVSPSDASILSIYIKG is encoded by the coding sequence TTGTCACAACATAACAAACATTTCGATATAATCGTAATCGGCGCCGGGCATGCCGGGATTGAAGCCGCATGGACATCCTCCCGTATGGGGTGCACCGTTGGAATGGTTACCATGGATCTTGATGCAATTGGCCGAATGTCTTGTAATCCGGCTATTGGCGGTACAGCGAAGGGTCACCTGGTAAAAGAAATTGACGCGCTCGGCGGAGTAATGGGCAGAATTGCGGATGACTCCGGAATACAATTCCGTTTACTTAATAAGTCTAAAGGACCCGCCATTTGGTCACCCCGCTGCCAAAGTGACCGCGATCTGTACTCTGTTACTGCGGCAAAATACATTCGAAGCTGCCCGAATATTTCGTTAATACAGGATACTGTGGATGAGCTTGTGCGGGATTCAAACGGAAATATCTCGGGAATAAAAACTTCGCTCGGTTACGATATTTCCTGCAAGGCTGTCATAATCACAAGCGGTACCTTTCTGAATGCAGTTATGCATATGGGTCACAGCCAAAATGAAGGCGGCAGATTCGGAGAGCAATCAGCCAAAGGACTTTCTAAGTATTTGATAAATCAAGGATTTAAAACGACTCGTCTTAAAACAGGCACTCCGCCAAGGCTGCAGCTTGATACGATAAATTTTTCGGTTTGCCAGGAGCAGCCCGGAGATGAGAACCCAACACCATTTTCTGTTTTTTCAAATGGTAATTTTCCACTGCTGCCGCAGATCTCATGTTACCTTACTTATACCAACGAAGATACGCATAATATTCTGCGTACCGGCTTTGATGATTCGCCAATGTTCACCGGCAGAATTACAGGCGCGGGTCCGAGATATTGTCCATCAATAGAAGATAAAATTTTCCGCTTCGCCGATAAGTCACGCCACCAGATATTTCTTGAGCCCGAGGGAATTAATTCCAACGTGGTTTACATGAACGGCTTTTCATCAAGCCTGCCGGAGGAGATTCAGTACGCAGCATTAAAAACAATTCCTGGTTTGGAAAATGTTAAAATGATGCGCGCCGGTTATGCGGTGGAGTATGATTTCCTTCCGACCTACCAGACCGGCTTAACGCTTGAGACTAAGCTTATACCCGGACTTTATGTAGCGGGACAGATCAACGGAACATCGGGCTATGAAGAAGCCGCGGCACAGGGACTGATAGCGGGAATAAACGCAGCCCTTAAAATTAAAGGGGAAGAGCCCTTCATTCTGAAACGCAGCGAAGCATACATTGGCGTATTGATCGATGACCTGATAAACAAAATTCCCGAAGAGCCTTACCGCATTTTTACATCCTGCGCGGAATACAGGCTCATACTGAGACAGGATAATGCGGATAGAAGGCTGATGAAATACGGCAATAAGTTCGGGTTAATACCTGATGATATTTATCAGCGCACCAGAGAAAAGGAAGAGCTTATCAGTGATGGTGTGAATTATTTCAAGTCAAACTTTGCTTCGCCAAGGGATGTGAATGAATATCTGGCTTCAAAGGGCTCACCTGAGCTGAAACAGTCAGACAGGCTTTCGCAGATAATAAAACGCAATGAAACCAGCCTATCGGATTTTATCAACATACCTGCATTTGAAGGCAACCCGCTGCTGGAAATAATAAAACAGCGCCCCGAAATTATTGAACAGGTTGAAATTGAGCTGCGTTACGAAGGTTATATTACCCGGCAGGCAGAGCAGGTGGAGGCGTTCAACAAAATGGAATCGGTTGAGATACCGGAAAAATTTGATTTTAATAAAATAAAATCCCTTTCAACCGAAGGCAGGGAAAAGCTAAATAAGATCCGACCCCGCTCAATTGGCCAGGCATCACGAATCGCGGGCGTATCACCTTCTGACGCATCGATACTTTCTATTTACATTAAGGGATGA
- a CDS encoding GNAT family N-acetyltransferase translates to MNSPNIKLRTAVIDDIPDIIEMNRQTVFTVNAKDYTPAQIKVWADGALIFKRWEDALKDQYFVLAEEHTTPGLKPDPSLKKEGSNIVAGFSSLAKDGYLDFMYISKDFQRCGVASKLLAAIEQKAKEQKNPEIYSHVSKTAKGFFLKMGYEHKEDISDLYKGELFINALMVKKL, encoded by the coding sequence ATGAATTCACCCAATATAAAATTAAGAACCGCTGTGATTGATGATATTCCGGATATTATTGAAATGAACAGGCAGACTGTGTTTACTGTTAACGCTAAGGATTACACGCCGGCTCAAATTAAAGTTTGGGCTGATGGCGCACTTATTTTTAAAAGGTGGGAGGATGCTTTAAAGGATCAGTATTTTGTGCTGGCAGAAGAACATACCACCCCCGGGCTAAAGCCCGACCCCTCCTTAAAAAAGGAGGGGAGTAATATTGTTGCCGGATTCTCTTCACTGGCAAAGGATGGTTACCTGGATTTTATGTATATTAGCAAAGACTTTCAAAGATGCGGTGTTGCCTCTAAGCTGCTGGCAGCGATAGAACAAAAAGCTAAAGAGCAGAAAAATCCGGAAATATATTCACACGTAAGTAAAACCGCAAAAGGATTTTTCCTAAAAATGGGTTATGAACATAAAGAAGATATAAGCGACCTGTATAAAGGAGAGCTTTTTATTAACGCGTTAATGGTGAAAAAGCTCTAA
- a CDS encoding DUF1330 domain-containing protein — protein MLTQLIYLNDGGEKDFLEFESIVLPLLEKYGGKLMFRIRPASESFVYPAEGELPYEVHIISFETKDDFLRFKSDPVRAEHLHLGTGSIKKIILFEAGA, from the coding sequence ATCTTAACGCAGCTTATCTATTTAAATGACGGCGGCGAAAAGGATTTCCTTGAGTTTGAATCAATAGTTCTGCCGCTGCTTGAAAAATACGGCGGTAAGCTTATGTTCAGGATCAGGCCGGCAAGTGAGAGTTTCGTTTATCCCGCCGAAGGCGAGCTGCCTTATGAGGTCCACATAATTTCATTCGAAACAAAAGACGATTTTTTAAGGTTTAAAAGTGACCCGGTAAGGGCGGAGCACCTGCATCTTGGGACCGGCTCCATAAAAAAAATAATTTTATTTGAAGCCGGCGCTTAA
- a CDS encoding DUF1572 family protein, with the protein MDTEELKGILKQFEYYKMLGEKTFSQLTDEMLFRQFNTESNSIAVIVKHLWGNMLSRWTDFLTTDGEKKWRNRDAEFESDITNKDELINKWNEGWNCLFAALNDLKPEDMNKTIYIRNQGHTVSEAIYRQLAHYSYHIGQIVYIGKMYSNEWKSLSIPKYSSKAFNDAKFAADKHKEHFTDEFLKKE; encoded by the coding sequence ATGGATACAGAAGAATTAAAAGGAATTTTAAAACAATTTGAATACTACAAAATGCTGGGCGAAAAAACTTTTTCGCAGCTTACCGATGAAATGCTCTTCAGGCAGTTCAATACAGAAAGCAACAGTATTGCGGTAATAGTAAAACACCTTTGGGGCAATATGCTTTCAAGGTGGACAGATTTTCTGACAACTGACGGTGAAAAAAAATGGCGCAACCGCGATGCAGAATTTGAATCAGATATAACCAACAAAGATGAGCTGATCAATAAATGGAATGAGGGATGGAATTGTTTGTTTGCGGCATTAAATGATCTTAAGCCGGAAGATATGAACAAAACTATTTATATCCGTAACCAGGGACATACAGTGTCAGAGGCTATATACAGGCAGCTTGCGCATTATTCATACCACATTGGGCAAATAGTATATATCGGAAAAATGTACAGCAATGAATGGAAATCCCTTTCAATCCCCAAATACAGCTCAAAAGCTTTTAATGATGCAAAATTTGCAGCAGATAAGCATAAAGAACACTTTACGGACGAATTTCTAAAAAAAGAATAA
- a CDS encoding flavodoxin domain-containing protein: MKTAIIFKTKHGTTEKVAYMLAKDLSSDGSEVRVIDLAKTRQPHLVSYERIIIGGSIHVGKIQREIRTFCERHTDVLRTKKLGLYICCMETDDQKRQKEFEDAFPENLKKHASAKAIMGGEFLLEKMNFIERLVVRKVANTRESVHDIDTEAVEKFLKEIK, from the coding sequence ATGAAAACGGCAATAATCTTTAAAACCAAACACGGCACCACGGAAAAAGTAGCGTATATGCTGGCGAAGGATCTTTCTTCTGATGGCAGCGAAGTCCGCGTAATAGATCTCGCAAAAACAAGGCAGCCACACCTGGTAAGTTATGAAAGAATAATAATCGGCGGTTCAATTCACGTTGGTAAAATTCAGCGCGAGATAAGAACATTCTGCGAGAGGCATACCGATGTGCTGCGCACAAAAAAGCTCGGGCTGTATATCTGCTGCATGGAAACCGATGATCAAAAAAGGCAGAAGGAGTTTGAAGACGCCTTCCCCGAAAACCTGAAGAAGCATGCATCGGCTAAGGCAATAATGGGCGGCGAGTTTCTGCTTGAGAAAATGAACTTCATAGAAAGGCTTGTTGTAAGAAAAGTCGCCAATACACGGGAATCTGTTCACGATATCGATACCGAAGCCGTGGAAAAATTCCTGAAAGAGATAAAATAA
- a CDS encoding MarR family transcriptional regulator, protein MKTADANNIEFFNTLETSLKRYKKLINAKLEHFGVQITFDQWQVLDIIVNYTDITQAEIAAKTSKDTASVTRIIEILNTKGLVARQTNPQNRRKYLLRVSNHGEKEYNKATEVITKFSAAAVEGIKEKRLRKLKKIFKSISKNCA, encoded by the coding sequence ATGAAAACTGCTGACGCTAATAACATTGAGTTTTTCAATACTTTAGAAACTTCACTAAAACGGTATAAAAAGCTGATTAACGCAAAGCTTGAACATTTTGGAGTTCAGATAACCTTTGACCAATGGCAGGTTTTGGATATTATTGTTAATTATACAGATATAACACAAGCGGAAATAGCAGCAAAAACCTCTAAAGATACCGCTTCAGTTACGAGGATAATTGAAATATTAAATACCAAGGGGTTGGTGGCGCGGCAAACTAATCCGCAAAACAGAAGAAAATATTTACTCAGGGTGAGCAATCACGGTGAAAAAGAATATAATAAAGCTACAGAGGTGATAACTAAGTTTTCTGCTGCAGCTGTTGAGGGTATTAAAGAAAAAAGGCTTCGCAAGCTTAAAAAGATATTTAAATCCATTTCTAAAAACTGCGCGTAA
- a CDS encoding M48 family metalloprotease, translating into MNYKIRIIIGIFIAIIAVISYFLKTDENPVTGEKQRVSLTVDEEIKLGLQSVPEMISEFGGEHPNNKLQVYVDRVGNKLVQSTEAGSSPYKFEFYLLADANTVNAFALPGGQIFITYALLNRLKTEDQLAGVLGHEIGHVINRHGAEHIAKQELTQGLIQATDIATGDPGMISRFVGNMINMKYGREDELESDDYGVKYMVQAGYNPEAMIDVMRILKEASGGGNQPEFMSTHPSPDNRIEKLKEVIARYKKKQ; encoded by the coding sequence ATGAACTATAAAATAAGAATAATTATCGGAATTTTTATCGCTATAATAGCGGTAATTTCCTATTTCCTCAAAACGGATGAGAACCCGGTTACGGGTGAAAAACAAAGAGTAAGCCTTACTGTAGATGAAGAAATTAAGCTGGGTTTGCAAAGCGTTCCCGAGATGATATCGGAATTTGGAGGCGAACATCCAAATAATAAGCTTCAGGTATATGTTGACAGAGTTGGAAATAAGCTGGTGCAATCAACCGAAGCGGGAAGCTCGCCCTATAAATTTGAATTTTATTTGCTTGCTGATGCAAATACAGTTAATGCTTTTGCGCTGCCCGGCGGTCAGATATTTATAACTTACGCACTGCTTAACAGGCTAAAAACTGAAGACCAGTTAGCAGGCGTTCTTGGTCATGAAATAGGTCATGTGATAAACCGACATGGCGCTGAGCATATTGCCAAGCAGGAATTAACACAGGGGCTGATTCAGGCAACAGATATTGCGACAGGTGACCCGGGTATGATCTCGAGGTTTGTTGGCAATATGATCAACATGAAATACGGCAGGGAAGATGAGCTTGAATCTGATGATTACGGGGTGAAATACATGGTCCAGGCGGGTTATAACCCGGAAGCTATGATCGATGTAATGCGGATACTGAAGGAAGCATCGGGCGGCGGAAACCAGCCGGAATTCATGAGCACGCACCCGAGTCCGGATAACCGCATTGAAAAGCTCAAAGAGGTAATTGCCAGGTATAAAAAGAAACAGTAG
- a CDS encoding META domain-containing protein yields MKPLYIILLLVTVIFAAGCSSSDSSSSNNKPLTGTEWVLYEIGGNKYEAAAGKDVTIKFDGTEQNVNGKAPCNTYGGPYIKSSNKLYFGGLYSTEMACDELKSEQEYFKILGKVFSYRISGDKLYFYDNVGLVIARFKAN; encoded by the coding sequence ATGAAACCATTATATATAATATTATTACTCGTTACTGTAATTTTTGCGGCGGGATGTAGTTCTTCGGACAGCAGCAGCAGCAATAACAAGCCGCTTACGGGCACTGAGTGGGTATTATATGAGATCGGCGGTAATAAATATGAAGCGGCGGCGGGTAAAGACGTTACAATAAAGTTTGACGGAACTGAACAAAATGTTAACGGCAAGGCTCCCTGTAATACTTACGGTGGACCTTATATAAAGAGCTCCAATAAACTCTATTTTGGCGGCTTATATTCCACTGAAATGGCATGTGATGAACTTAAATCTGAACAGGAGTATTTTAAAATACTTGGAAAGGTATTTTCATACCGTATCTCAGGCGATAAGCTTTATTTTTATGATAACGTTGGCCTGGTGATAGCGAGATTCAAAGCCAATTAG
- a CDS encoding N-acetyltransferase: protein MRDQWAKELYVRGEKAADYDTITEINRLAFGREDEANLVNAIRKTKSYEFGFSLVAVKEDVILGHVLFSKGFITHRGRRFKCLVLGPIAVHPEHQRKGIGKALVNEGLERAKEVGFGAVIVVGDPAYYAAFGFKPAVTMKLRTTLGVPDENFMAKEISRNALRGIIGTVMFPREFLTLAEADKKRADEKAKLEEKAKLEESVMLEARNIALNTFNNPGVAESAEITIAEQETETVISQEENSPVNAPADENIEINTNDQTDENSGGDKPADNNTVM from the coding sequence ATGAGAGACCAATGGGCTAAGGAGCTGTATGTAAGGGGCGAAAAGGCAGCCGATTACGATACAATCACAGAAATAAACCGTCTTGCTTTCGGCAGGGAGGATGAAGCAAACCTGGTGAACGCCATAAGGAAAACCAAAAGCTATGAGTTCGGTTTTTCTCTTGTGGCAGTAAAGGAAGATGTTATCCTCGGGCACGTTCTGTTTTCAAAAGGATTTATAACACACCGCGGCAGAAGGTTCAAGTGTCTGGTACTGGGACCCATAGCCGTACACCCGGAACATCAAAGAAAAGGAATTGGCAAGGCCCTGGTTAACGAAGGATTAGAGCGCGCGAAGGAAGTTGGTTTCGGCGCTGTTATTGTTGTTGGCGACCCGGCTTATTACGCCGCCTTCGGCTTTAAGCCTGCGGTTACAATGAAGCTTCGCACCACGCTTGGCGTACCGGATGAGAATTTTATGGCGAAAGAAATTTCACGCAATGCCCTAAGAGGTATTATCGGTACAGTAATGTTCCCGCGTGAATTCTTAACACTTGCTGAGGCAGATAAAAAACGTGCAGATGAAAAAGCGAAGCTGGAAGAAAAAGCAAAACTCGAAGAATCTGTAATGCTTGAAGCAAGAAATATAGCTTTAAACACATTCAATAACCCCGGGGTTGCTGAGTCCGCTGAGATCACAATCGCCGAACAGGAAACCGAAACCGTGATTTCGCAGGAAGAAAATTCTCCGGTAAATGCACCGGCTGATGAAAACATTGAAATAAACACCAACGATCAGACAGATGAAAATTCAGGAGGCGATAAACCTGCTGATAACAATACAGTGATGTAA
- the nth gene encoding endonuclease III gives MESLKNKKSRALKILDKLSNEYPGAGCHLDYKNPFELLISTLLAAQCTDERVNAVMVPLYKKYKTPRDFLKLAQTELEHELRSINFYRNKTKSVLSCCASLVNEHKGEVPNTMDELTKLAGVGRKTANVVLGNCFGQPAIMTDTHLNRVSQRLGLTDSDKPEKIEMELKEIIPDEQQVKYSHVIGQHGRSICKAKKPLCGECVVCALCPSCNSFN, from the coding sequence ATGGAATCATTAAAAAATAAAAAGTCCCGTGCTTTAAAGATACTCGATAAACTTTCGAACGAATATCCGGGTGCAGGCTGCCACCTGGATTATAAAAATCCGTTCGAGCTGCTGATATCAACTCTGCTTGCAGCGCAGTGTACCGATGAAAGAGTGAATGCTGTAATGGTGCCATTGTATAAAAAATATAAAACACCCCGGGATTTTCTTAAGCTCGCACAAACTGAGCTTGAGCATGAGCTGCGCTCCATTAACTTTTACCGCAATAAAACCAAAAGCGTATTAAGCTGCTGCGCTTCGCTTGTTAATGAGCATAAAGGTGAAGTGCCCAATACTATGGATGAGCTCACCAAGCTTGCTGGAGTTGGCAGAAAAACCGCGAACGTTGTGCTGGGTAATTGTTTCGGCCAGCCCGCAATTATGACCGATACACACTTAAACCGGGTCTCACAAAGGCTTGGATTGACCGATAGCGATAAACCTGAAAAGATCGAAATGGAACTGAAGGAAATTATTCCGGATGAGCAGCAGGTAAAATATTCACATGTTATAGGCCAGCACGGAAGGTCAATTTGCAAAGCGAAAAAGCCGCTTTGCGGGGAGTGTGTAGTATGCGCACTTTGCCCAAGCTGCAATAGTTTCAATTAA
- a CDS encoding META domain-containing protein → MNDKNRDPSLRSGFYITNMKTINIFTLLTALFFVLILSSCSGTKEATTSGKLEGIEWKLESLNGSAVKLNSGKPITLSFDGSKQGIGGTAVCNKYFGSYITNSGKLSFSEIGSTKMMCDDNLNEADYFSMLGSVDSYSVSGGKLSLTGKGKTLAVFTK, encoded by the coding sequence TTGAATGATAAAAATAGAGATCCTTCACTGCGTTCAGGATTTTATATAACCAACATGAAAACAATAAATATATTCACTTTACTTACAGCTTTATTTTTTGTTTTAATTTTAAGCAGCTGCTCGGGTACCAAAGAAGCTACAACTTCGGGTAAGCTCGAAGGGATCGAGTGGAAACTGGAATCATTAAACGGCAGCGCCGTTAAGCTTAACAGCGGAAAACCCATTACGCTGAGCTTTGACGGATCAAAACAGGGTATAGGCGGTACTGCAGTATGCAATAAATATTTCGGCAGCTACATTACAAACTCAGGCAAGCTGTCATTTTCTGAGATCGGCTCCACAAAGATGATGTGCGATGACAACCTGAATGAAGCCGATTATTTTTCCATGCTTGGCAGCGTTGATAGTTATTCGGTTTCAGGCGGCAAGCTTAGCTTAACGGGCAAAGGAAAAACACTTGCCGTATTCACAAAATAA
- a CDS encoding magnesium transporter CorA family protein → MLQKYNFSNGALAETSDSDCRVWVYVNPDNDEKEFIEKEYNIDRHNVESATDPDEISRIEFEDDNIFIIWKRPKNYLSSDNFLFGVSSIGLFLFKDKLVVVLPEDVSLFDQKNSLQFNSLMDIIIKFLYNSIRHYLDHIKAMKIISREIQIKLNASMENEYLIQMFNLSESLIYYINAISSNLTVLIKLRNYFEKHSGDAFHGNDERFEQLEDIIIENNQCLKQAEIYSSVLSGLMDARGNIINNNMNVLIKNLTMINIIFLPLNLLASIGGMSEYSMMTDGMDWKLSYGIFIGAMGVLGWVTLKFINRINAMSRQSHIVRKSLFSKLKSWKQSGGNSGGV, encoded by the coding sequence ATGCTGCAGAAGTATAATTTTTCAAATGGTGCTCTGGCGGAAACATCCGACAGTGATTGCAGGGTGTGGGTTTATGTAAATCCGGATAACGATGAAAAGGAATTTATAGAAAAAGAATATAATATCGACAGGCATAATGTTGAATCAGCCACCGACCCGGATGAAATATCTCGTATTGAGTTTGAAGATGATAACATTTTTATCATATGGAAGCGTCCGAAGAATTACTTAAGCTCAGATAACTTCCTTTTCGGTGTATCTTCGATCGGTTTATTCCTATTCAAAGATAAGCTGGTGGTTGTGCTGCCCGAAGATGTATCGTTATTTGATCAAAAGAACAGCCTTCAGTTCAATTCATTAATGGATATAATAATTAAATTCCTTTATAACTCAATTCGCCACTACCTGGATCACATTAAGGCGATGAAGATAATTTCACGGGAAATACAGATTAAGCTCAACGCATCAATGGAAAATGAGTATCTTATCCAGATGTTCAACCTGAGCGAAAGCTTAATTTATTATATTAATGCTATAAGTTCAAATCTGACCGTGCTGATAAAGCTGCGGAATTACTTCGAAAAACATTCGGGGGATGCCTTTCACGGTAACGATGAGAGGTTCGAGCAGCTTGAAGATATAATTATCGAAAATAACCAGTGTTTAAAGCAGGCGGAAATTTATTCATCGGTACTATCGGGTTTAATGGATGCGCGCGGCAATATCATAAACAATAACATGAACGTGCTGATAAAGAACCTTACGATGATAAATATAATTTTCCTGCCGCTGAACCTGCTGGCAAGCATTGGGGGAATGAGCGAATACAGTATGATGACCGATGGCATGGACTGGAAGTTATCATACGGCATTTTTATTGGGGCAATGGGGGTGCTTGGATGGGTAACGCTGAAATTCATAAACCGTATTAATGCAATGAGCCGGCAGTCGCATATTGTGAGAAAATCATTATTCAGCAAGTTAAAGAGCTGGAAGCAGTCCGGCGGGAACTCAGGCGGGGTGTAA